GCATGGTGGAGCCGAGCAGAATCAGCACCGTTTGGGTGACGATCAGGCTGATGCCCCAGGTCGCGACGATCGAGTCCAGCGGCCGGTGATAGAGCCGGTGGATGATCAATCGCTCGACGAGGATGCCGGCCAACCCGGCAGCCAGAGCTCCGCAGAGGATGGCCAGCGGAAGCGGCAAGCCCAGGCGCGCCATGATGACGGTCACATAGGCACCGCACATGATGAACTCGCCATGGGCGAGATTGATGATCCCCATCATGCCGAAGATGATCGCCAATCCCGCCGCCGAGAGCACCAGGAAGGCGAAGGCATCGCCGAACTGATAGAGAAACGCGAATACCTCCTGCAGCATGCAGCGAGCTTCCCAGATCGAGGCGATAGGCGAGCGAGCGGCGACGAGGGCCGGCCAACTGTCCGGCCCCCGCCAGGTGACGTTAGGTCCGCTCAGTTCTGCGCCGGCGGACTGCTCGGCGTGTACTGGGCGTCATGGTCCCGCTGCGTCAGGTCGCAGCCGGCTTCACCCAGCCAGTAGGGTTCGATCCCTTCCCAGACTTTGGGAATCGAGATCTCGTGATCGGCACCGACCTGGACCAGATAGATCGTGTGACTGGCGTGCTGACTCTTGGGATCGATACAGACTTGGCCTTCCGGGGCATCCACGCAGACCTCGCCGCTCTGAATGGCCTCGCGCACGGCCGCTTTCTCGGTCGAACCGGCGCGCTCGACCGCCGCCTTGTAGAGATGGATGCCGACGTAGGAGTTCTGACCCGGCTGATTGATGTAGACCTCATCCGGGAACATGGCCCGCCAGCGTGCCACGAAATCGCGGCTGGCCGGAGTGTCGACCTCCTCGATGTAGTTGGCGGTGACGTGCATGCCCTCGAGCGCCGGTGGGTCGAAACGGCGATGCTCATAGCCCTGCGCGACGTTCACCGAACTGCCCATGGGAATGCCCAAGTCGGCGGCGGCGGCCTGCTCGTAGAAGGAGGCTTGGGCCGTCCCGACCAGAAGCGTCATCAGCACATCGGGCTGAGCGGCCTGGATGTTCTGGATGGTCTGCGAAAACTGGGAGACTCCGAGGGGGATGAACTCCTCTCCGACCATCTCGCCGCCGTTCTCCTCCACGATCTGCCGAACCCATTCGGCCGAAATCTGCCCG
This genomic stretch from Algihabitans albus harbors:
- a CDS encoding urea ABC transporter substrate-binding protein, which translates into the protein MTCHFQRKAKGGAAILGGSLALSLLASASMAADPIRIGVLEDQSGEFAAATIQKVHGAQLAAEEINEAGGIMGRPVELVIYDPQSDNRRYQELMRRMLQRDNVDVVFAGFSSASREAVRPIVNQMDALYFYTNQYEGGVCDANVVATGAVPEQQFSTLVPWMMETYGKRVYTIAADYNFGQISAEWVRQIVEENGGEMVGEEFIPLGVSQFSQTIQNIQAAQPDVLMTLLVGTAQASFYEQAAAADLGIPMGSSVNVAQGYEHRRFDPPALEGMHVTANYIEEVDTPASRDFVARWRAMFPDEVYINQPGQNSYVGIHLYKAAVERAGSTEKAAVREAIQSGEVCVDAPEGQVCIDPKSQHASHTIYLVQVGADHEISIPKVWEGIEPYWLGEAGCDLTQRDHDAQYTPSSPPAQN